The following nucleotide sequence is from Streptomyces pactum.
CCGGGGAACAGCTCCCCCGGGGTGGCCAGGAGCACGCCGGTCTCGCCCAGGGAGGGCAGCACCTCGCCGATGTACCGCAGGAACGTCGCGTTCGGCCCGACCACCAGCACGGCGCGGCGGGCCAGCTGCTCGCGGTGCGCGTAGAGGAGATAGGCCGCCCGGTGCAGCGCCACCACGGTCTTCCCGGTGCCCGGGCCGCCCTCCACGACCAGGACGCCGCGGTGCGCGGCGCGGATCACCCGGTCCTGCTCGGCCTGGATGGTCTGCACGATCTCGTGCATCCGGCCGGTACGGGCCGAGTCCAGCGAGGCCAGCAGCACCGCGTCGGCGTCCGTCCCCTCGTGGCCGGTCCGCTCGGGGTCGCCGAGGTCCAGGATCTCGTCGTGCAGGGCGGTGACCCGCCGGTCCTCGGTGGTGATGTGGCGTCTGCGGCGCAGCCCCATCGGGGTGTGCCCGGTGGCCAGGTAGAAGGGGCGTGCCACCTCGGCCCGCCAGTCCACCACCAGCGGGGTGCGGTCGGCGTCGTCCAGCCGGACGCCGATCCGGCCGATGTGGTGGTCCCGGCCGTCCCGGAAGACCAGCCGCCCGAAGCACAGTCCCCGCTCGCCGCTGTTCAGGGCGGCCAGCAGTCCGGACTGCTCGGCCACCAGCACATCGCGTTCGACCCGCGCCTGGAAGGTGCCGGCGTCCCGCGACAGGGCGTCGCTCATCGCCCGCTCCGACGCCGAACGCAGCTCGGCGAGGCGTTCGTAGAGCCGGTCGATGAATTCCTGCTCGTTCCGCAATTCCGCGTTTGTCTCCGCGTTTGACAATTCCACTCCCGGGCGGATATGATGCGTGCATAAATCTTCTCCATGCGTGACCGAAAAAGCGTGTGAATGCGGCCGCCGCCGCTCCGGAGAACACAGCTGATTCAGGGCATGGAAACCTCCAATATACGCAGAGAAATACCCCGGCCGATACCCGCGCCGGGGTATTTCCTTATCCGGCCTCCTCACATGGCCCCGCATGCGGCTCCGCCGGGGATCCGGCGTGCGACCGGGCCGGGGGAGCGGCGGCCGGTGAGCCGGTGAAGAGGTCGCGGCCGGGCCCGGCCGGCGGGCCCGACCAAACACCGGTGGCCGGGACCGGCCGGCGCTCCCGGAGCCTGGAGTCCGGTGGCCGGGCCGCCCGGCGGGGCCTGGAGCCCGGTGCCCGGGGCGGGCGCCCGCAGTCCGGGGAGCGGAACGCCCGTCGGCGGCGCGTCCCCGTCCTGCCAGACTGGCCGGATGATCGTCAGACTCGCCGAGGAACGGGACTTCCCCGGTTTCCTCCAGCTGGCCGCCCAGGTCGAGCACTGGTTCGGACCGATGGTGGAGGACCCCGGCTTCCATGACGCGGTGCACGGCCACATCCGCCGGCCCGCCGCGCTGGTGGCCACCTCCTCGGGCCCGGACCTCCTTGGCGGCCTGCTGTTCGGTGGGCGGGCGCCGGTCCACCACCTCCACTGGCTCGTCGTCTCCCGGCAGGCCCGGCGGCAGGGTGTCGGCCGCGCCCTGCTGGACGACGCGGTGCGCCGCTGGGTGCGGGGCCCGGCCGGCATCGAGGTCGTCACCTTCGGCGCGGACCACCCCGGCGCCACCGCCAGCGGGGCCCGCGACTTCTACCTCGGCCTGGGCTTCACCCCCGCCGAGGCCGCCGACCCGGGCCCCGAGGGCGGCTCCCGGCAGGTCTTCCGCCGGACCGTCGACTGAGACGCGGCCCCCGCGGCCTGACCGGAGGCACCCACCGGACCGCGCGCCTCCGCACGGCGGACGCCGGAACACCGCACCGGAACCGCCGCCCGGCCGCTGCTCCGTGAGCGGACGCACCCGCCCCGTGGGTACGCCCGCCCGCGAGGATGCCCCCGGCGGCCGTACGCAGCGGCCGCCCCGGCGCGGACGGCGGCCCCTTCCCGGGACTGGCGGACCCGCACCCTCCGGTGGACGATGTCAGCGACGTGGGGGACGTGGGGGAGGGGTGCGCGATGGACGCGACGACGCCGGACGTGGACGTGGACGAGGCGGGGCGGGACGGACCACCGAAGGCACGCAAGGACGCGATCGGCATCGGGCCCGGCGTGTGCCACAGCCTGGGCCTGACGGCTCTGGTGCTCTCCGAGATCGTGCGGCACGACCTGAAGGACGTCGGGAAACCGGGCGGCGGACAGGCGCCGGGCTATCTGCGCGACCTGCTGAAGTCCTGGAGCTCCCTGGCCGAGGAGGGCTGGTACCGGACCGCCGCCGAACTCTTCGACGACGTCTCCCTCGGACAGCCGCGCGCCGCGCTGTGGGCCGCGGTGTTCATGGCGCTGGTCGTCCGGCTCAACCGGAACGGCCCGCACGAGGTGCAGCGGGTCATCTCGGTGGTGGCCGCCTGCTACTGCCTGCTGGGCGCCGTCTCCGGGCTGCCGCTGGCGGCCGTCGCGCCGGGCGGGGGCGTCCTGCTGGTACTGGGCCTGTGCGCGGGCGTGATGCGCATCGCGACCCGGTAGCCGCATCCCGCGCACGGGTGCGGGAGCCCGGGGGAACCGTGAACCGGCCGGTGCTGTTCCTCGACGTGGCCGTTCCGCTCATCCGTCGCGCGGCCCGGCCGGCGGCACGGGGCCGGGACCGTGCCGGAAGGCGTGCACCCGGGCCACGGCCGGGCGCGCCGGCCCGGCCGGTCACCACGATGCCGGACAGCCCGTTGCGGTGGGGACGACGGCCGGTGCGCTCACCCCGGAGGGGTGCGGAGCCGGTGCAACCGGTCCCGCAGCGCGGCCCACGGGAAGGGGTCCGACTGGTCGGCCGGGACGACATGCAGGCCCCACTCCCGAAGCGTGCGGACCGCCGGTGCGTAGGCGGGGTGGGCCGCCAGGTCGGCGTTCGTCCAGGGCACGACGAGGACGGGCAGCCCTTTGCCGATCGCCTCGGCGGTGACCGCGAGCGCCAGCGTGTCAGCGCTTCCGGCGGCGAGCTTGACCACCGTGTTGAACGTGGCCGGGGCCACCACGACCGCCTGCGCGGGCGGCAGCTCTACGGGGTCGTCGGGATCGAACTCCCACCGCACGGGCCGGCCGGAGCTCCGCTCGGCTTCGTCGACGTCCAGGAAGCGCCGCCCGGTGGGGCTGGGCACGATGCAGGGATCCCAGCCGGAGGCCCGGAGGGCGGACGCCAAGCTCGGTAGCCGGCTGGTCGGACGTGAACCGCATCCCACGAGGTGGACGACCGGACGCATACGCAACTCCCCTGGAGGCATGGGGAAGATCATCCCACGCCCGTTGACCGGCCCCGGTGCTCGACGGCGTGCGGAACTCCGCACGGCACGGCCCGCCACGAACGAGGCGCAACCGGCGGCGCACCCGCGCGTCGTCCGCCCTCCCCGCCGGCGGACCCGCGCGCGTCCCGCCATGCCTCGCCGGTGGATCCGGACCGGGGCGCCCGCCCGGTCCGTGCCCGCGTCCGCCGGGGCCATCGGGACGCCGGGACCGCCGGGCTCCCCGGCATCGTCGGTACGTGCTGCCGCCGCCCGGCCGGCTCGGGCGGCGGACCACCCGCCGGTCCGGCCGGCCGCGACCGTGCGCAGGGGCTTCCCGGACCGCCGCCTCAGCCGGTGAACACCATGGTGCACAGCAGGGTCCGTCCGCCGTCCACCACCCAGGCGAAGTAGCGGGTGCGGTCCCCCTGGACGCGGGCGCAGTGGGCCGCGTTGGCATCGGCCGGAGCCGCGTACACCCCGGTGATGTGCAGGATCCGGTCGTACTGGCTGGGAATCCGCCGGGCCTCGCAGTCCACGGCGGTCATCAGCCCGGCGTGCATCCGCAGCCCGTCGCCGCTGCCCCGCTCCTCCGCCAGCAGGCAGTAGCCGACGTGGAACTGACGGGTCAGGCACAGCGCCGTGGTGCCCGACGCCGAGGTGTACGTCCAGTAGCTGCGCCCCGCCCCGGTGGGACAGCCGGCGGAGCTGGACCGGACGGCGGAGACCTGTACCAGCGCGTTGCCCCCGCCGCAGCCCACCCGGTACGGCGCCTGGGCGCTCCACCGGCCCTGCCCGGTGTCGTAGACGGCGAGGCAGTCACCGGGGCGCACCGCCCGGAACGCCTCGCCCGTCGGATCCGGGGGGAGGGGTGGGCCGGGTCGGGGGGCGCGGGCGTACCACCGCCGGAGGTGCCCGACGCACCGGAGCCCCCGGAGGTCCCTGCCGACCCCGAGCCGCCGGACGCGCCCTGCGGTCCCGGCGCCGCCGGAGCCGCCCGACGCCCCCCAGGACCCGCCCGTCCCGCCCGTCCCACCGTCGGCCGAGCCGCCACCGGCCGTGCCCGGCCCGCCGGCCACCCCTGGGGCCGGGGAGCCCCGGAGCGGTGGGGGCCGCCGGACCGGGGCGGGGTCTTCCCGGCGAACAAGGCGCCACCGTCGTCCTCCAGCACCTGCGGCAGGATCAGCACGGCGAACGCCAGCACGGCGGCGACCAGCACCCAGATGCCGCGCTGTTCGGCCTGCCGCCGGTCGTCGCCCCCCACCGCCCGTACCGCCCCCCGGCCCCCGGCCCGTTCGACGCGCTCTCCATGGCCCCCCGCCACCTTCATGACGTTCATGCGCTCGTGGCAGCCACGATCCCACGAAGGGCGCCGGCCGGGGAGCCGGTGCGCGGCCCTCCGTTTCCGTCCCCGCCGCGGAGGGCCCCCTTCGCGCACCCCCCGAAGAACCCGTTCGCGGGTGCCTCCCCACGGACGCCCATGGCGCTCACGGGCGTCCACGGACGATGACGGGCGATGACGGTGTCCACGGAGGTCGCCCGGCCCGGGGACCGGCGTCAGCGCCGGCCGGCGGGCGGACCCGGGCCGTGCGGCGGCCGGGGCGCCGTCCGACCGGGCCCGGAGGCGCCGGTCAGGCGCTGACCACCTCGCGGACCGCGGCAAGGAACTCCTCGGTCCGTGGATGCGTAGGGTGGGCGGGGCGGGC
It contains:
- a CDS encoding flavoprotein; this translates as MAPADAGTDRAGAPVRIHRRGMAGRARVRRRGGRTTRGCAAGCASFVAGRAVRSSARRRAPGPVNGRGMIFPMPPGELRMRPVVHLVGCGSRPTSRLPSLASALRASGWDPCIVPSPTGRRFLDVDEAERSSGRPVRWEFDPDDPVELPPAQAVVVAPATFNTVVKLAAGSADTLALAVTAEAIGKGLPVLVVPWTNADLAAHPAYAPAVRTLREWGLHVVPADQSDPFPWAALRDRLHRLRTPPG
- a CDS encoding GNAT family N-acetyltransferase, coding for MIVRLAEERDFPGFLQLAAQVEHWFGPMVEDPGFHDAVHGHIRRPAALVATSSGPDLLGGLLFGGRAPVHHLHWLVVSRQARRQGVGRALLDDAVRRWVRGPAGIEVVTFGADHPGATASGARDFYLGLGFTPAEAADPGPEGGSRQVFRRTVD
- a CDS encoding LppU/SCO3897 family protein; this encodes MRPGDCLAVYDTGQGRWSAQAPYRVGCGGGNALVQVSAVRSSSAGCPTGAGRSYWTYTSASGTTALCLTRQFHVGYCLLAEERGSGDGLRMHAGLMTAVDCEARRIPSQYDRILHITGVYAAPADANAAHCARVQGDRTRYFAWVVDGGRTLLCTMVFTG